Proteins from one Streptomyces roseifaciens genomic window:
- a CDS encoding class I SAM-dependent methyltransferase yields the protein MTQERTAEQYDVIGARWEDARSLPTVHPERASFLALLGDVTGLDVLDLACGDGFYTRQAKMLGAQRVVGADVSEEMVAAARAVEERAPLGTRYVAADAADLPDLGSFDVVTAAYLLNYAREEATLTAMCRGAFERLPQGGRFIGVTQNPHFSFEGPLPDPYGFAFAPLETSAFGTRIRVTAALEPPITFETCLIRPEVYEAAFAAAGFTKVSWVPLHVPQAVLERFGAAYWEGFLANPPIVMFEAVR from the coding sequence ATGACCCAAGAGCGCACCGCTGAGCAGTACGACGTGATCGGAGCCCGCTGGGAGGACGCGCGGTCGCTGCCCACGGTCCACCCGGAGCGCGCGAGCTTCCTGGCCCTGCTCGGCGACGTGACCGGGCTGGACGTCCTCGACCTGGCGTGCGGCGACGGCTTCTACACCCGCCAGGCGAAGATGCTGGGCGCGCAGCGGGTGGTGGGCGCGGACGTCTCGGAGGAGATGGTCGCGGCCGCGCGGGCGGTCGAGGAGCGGGCGCCGCTGGGCACCCGTTACGTGGCCGCGGACGCCGCGGACCTGCCGGACCTCGGCAGCTTCGACGTGGTGACCGCGGCCTACCTCCTCAACTACGCGCGGGAGGAGGCGACGCTCACCGCCATGTGCCGCGGCGCGTTCGAACGGCTGCCGCAGGGCGGGCGGTTCATCGGCGTGACGCAGAACCCGCACTTCTCCTTCGAGGGGCCGCTGCCCGACCCGTACGGCTTCGCCTTCGCCCCCCTGGAGACCTCGGCCTTCGGCACCCGGATCCGGGTGACCGCGGCGCTGGAGCCGCCGATCACCTTCGAGACGTGCCTGATCCGGCCGGAGGTGTACGAGGCGGCGTTCGCGGCGGCGGGGTTCACGAAGGTGTCGTGGGTGCCGCTGCACGTGCCGCAGGCGGTGCTCGAGCGCTTCGGGGCCGCGTACTGGGAGGGGTTCCTGGCCAATCCGCCCATCGTCATGTTCGAGGCGGTCCGCTGA
- a CDS encoding XdhC family protein, with protein MLGIAPVLRRWYAAGAPFGLATVVGVRGSAPRQPGAALAVGPGGRVAGSVSGGCVEAEVYELARRAALGDGPFLTEYGVEDEDAFAAGLTCGGTLQVLVRRVVPEREPQWDAVLAALEAPGAAGGPLAHVTCVSGTAEPGAWLAVGSAGVSGSLGDAALDRAAAAEASRMLDRGRTGQVQVRAGSAAARVFVHSFLSRPRMLVFGAVEFARALARMGRFLGYHVTVCDARPAFTTPERFPDADEVVREWPHRYLAGAAWDGRTVICVLTHEERFDVPLLRAALRLPVAYVGAMGSRRTHEDRLRRLREAGAGEEELARLRSPIGLDLGGSTPEEAAVSIAAELIAVRHGGTGLPLRDAHGPIHRPSGPPAPPDAPTALPEPVTAGAPPTGGDPS; from the coding sequence CTGCGCCGCTGGTACGCGGCGGGCGCCCCCTTCGGGCTGGCGACGGTGGTCGGGGTGCGCGGCAGCGCGCCCCGGCAGCCGGGCGCCGCGCTCGCCGTCGGCCCCGGCGGCCGGGTGGCGGGCAGCGTGTCGGGAGGCTGCGTCGAGGCGGAGGTGTACGAACTGGCGCGCCGGGCCGCCCTGGGGGACGGTCCGTTCCTGACGGAGTACGGCGTCGAGGACGAGGACGCGTTCGCCGCCGGGCTGACGTGCGGCGGCACGCTGCAGGTGCTGGTCCGCCGGGTGGTGCCGGAGCGGGAGCCGCAGTGGGACGCGGTCCTGGCGGCCCTGGAGGCGCCCGGCGCAGCGGGCGGGCCGCTCGCCCACGTGACCTGTGTGAGCGGCACGGCGGAGCCCGGCGCCTGGCTGGCCGTGGGGTCCGCAGGGGTCTCCGGCTCGCTGGGCGACGCTGCGCTCGACCGGGCGGCGGCCGCGGAGGCCTCGCGGATGCTGGACCGCGGCCGCACCGGGCAGGTGCAGGTGCGGGCGGGCTCCGCCGCAGCGCGCGTGTTCGTGCACTCCTTCCTCTCCCGGCCCCGGATGCTGGTCTTCGGTGCGGTGGAGTTCGCCCGCGCCCTCGCCCGGATGGGCAGGTTCCTCGGCTACCACGTGACCGTGTGCGACGCCCGGCCGGCCTTCACCACCCCCGAGCGGTTCCCCGACGCCGACGAGGTGGTGCGGGAGTGGCCGCACCGCTATCTCGCCGGGGCGGCCTGGGACGGGCGCACGGTCATCTGCGTCCTGACCCACGAGGAGCGCTTCGACGTCCCGCTGCTGCGGGCCGCGCTGCGGCTGCCGGTCGCCTACGTCGGCGCGATGGGTTCGCGGCGCACGCACGAGGACCGGCTGCGGCGGCTGCGGGAGGCGGGCGCCGGGGAGGAGGAACTGGCCCGGCTGCGCTCCCCGATCGGGCTGGACCTCGGCGGGTCCACGCCCGAGGAGGCCGCCGTGTCCATCGCCGCCGAGCTGATCGCGGTCCGGCACGGCGGGACGGGCCTGCCGCTGCGGGACGCGCACGGCCCGATCCACCGCCCCTCCGGCCCGCCCGCGCCCCCGGACGCCCCCACCGCCCTCCCCGAGCCGGTCACGGCCGGGGCCCCGCCCACCGGAGGAGACCCCTCATGA